A section of the Leptospira kobayashii genome encodes:
- a CDS encoding AMP-dependent synthetase/ligase: protein MKNFTTLNDVFYYAKKNYGSKEIFFAKDSQKVFQGTTFNDAFRKAENVGLALLQLGLQPGDKVGLMADNRTEWAIADMAVLLNGSVDVPRGSDSTPQEIQYILEHSESRFCFVEHDKLYQSLKAILPQTKVEKTIILEPGFVSKDPNVFSLEDLIKKGEDYRSNLPSLELRAKQVKPDDLFTIIYTSGTTGMPKGVMLTHQNMVYNVVKVPVKVGLSAGDKTLSILPVWHIFERAIDYSIIAEGASIAYTNVRDLRDDFTKIKPTFMASAPRLWENLYLGIKQKLEKAPENRKKLFDFAYDVCKRWKDGVDYLSGNKLHIQEETPFERAKNTAVALTNSINLFLLAKILDGVVFSKIREALGGNLHGTISGGGALPSHVDEFFNVIGIPVYEGYGMTECAPIISVRSVGKVIQGSVGFWPEGTTVKILNEQGEVVPRGKMGIIHIKGPQVMKGYYKNEEATNKTIKDGWLNTGDLGFISFNDTLSVRGRVKDTIVLLGGENVEPVPIENLLLENPHINQAIVVGQDQKSLTALIWPDKERLKEAGVNFKEGEDLNANKEVRNFYQNIVKKQISSENGFKSFEKLTDFRFLPKPMEVGDELTNLFKMKRNVIHDKYNSLIKSMYN, encoded by the coding sequence ATGAAAAATTTTACAACCCTGAATGACGTATTTTATTATGCTAAAAAAAACTACGGATCGAAAGAGATTTTTTTTGCCAAAGACAGCCAGAAAGTTTTTCAGGGAACAACGTTTAATGATGCATTTCGAAAAGCGGAAAACGTAGGACTCGCGCTTCTACAACTTGGTTTGCAACCCGGTGACAAAGTCGGCCTTATGGCCGACAACCGTACGGAATGGGCAATCGCCGATATGGCAGTACTTTTGAACGGTTCAGTGGACGTTCCCAGAGGTTCCGATTCCACTCCACAGGAAATTCAATATATTTTAGAACATTCGGAAAGCCGTTTTTGTTTCGTGGAACATGACAAACTCTACCAATCCTTAAAAGCAATTCTTCCGCAAACGAAAGTGGAAAAAACAATCATACTTGAGCCTGGATTTGTTTCCAAAGACCCGAATGTTTTCAGTTTGGAAGATCTGATAAAAAAAGGAGAAGATTACAGAAGCAACCTTCCTTCTCTGGAACTCAGAGCAAAACAAGTCAAACCTGACGATTTATTTACCATCATCTATACCTCGGGAACTACGGGAATGCCGAAAGGAGTTATGCTCACCCACCAGAATATGGTTTATAATGTGGTGAAAGTTCCGGTTAAGGTCGGTTTATCGGCGGGCGACAAAACTCTATCCATCCTTCCGGTTTGGCATATCTTCGAAAGAGCCATCGACTATTCCATCATTGCGGAAGGAGCAAGCATTGCTTATACGAATGTGCGCGACCTAAGAGATGATTTTACGAAAATAAAACCGACTTTTATGGCATCTGCTCCGAGACTTTGGGAAAATCTATACCTTGGCATCAAACAAAAGTTAGAGAAAGCTCCCGAAAACAGAAAGAAACTTTTTGATTTTGCTTATGACGTTTGCAAACGTTGGAAGGACGGAGTGGATTATCTTTCCGGAAACAAATTGCATATCCAGGAAGAAACTCCTTTCGAAAGAGCGAAAAACACTGCGGTTGCACTTACCAATTCGATCAACCTGTTCCTTTTGGCAAAAATTTTAGACGGAGTCGTATTCTCTAAAATTAGAGAAGCCTTGGGAGGAAATCTTCATGGAACGATTTCCGGAGGAGGAGCACTTCCTTCTCACGTAGACGAGTTTTTCAACGTGATCGGAATTCCAGTGTATGAAGGTTACGGAATGACGGAATGTGCACCTATCATCTCCGTCCGTTCCGTAGGGAAAGTGATCCAAGGTTCCGTAGGTTTTTGGCCGGAAGGAACCACCGTAAAAATCCTCAACGAACAGGGAGAAGTTGTTCCCAGAGGAAAGATGGGGATCATTCATATAAAAGGTCCTCAAGTCATGAAGGGTTATTATAAGAACGAAGAAGCCACGAACAAAACGATCAAAGACGGATGGTTGAATACAGGCGACCTAGGTTTCATTTCCTTCAATGATACACTTTCCGTTCGGGGAAGAGTCAAAGATACGATCGTTCTACTCGGCGGGGAAAACGTGGAACCCGTACCGATTGAAAATCTACTTCTGGAAAATCCGCACATCAATCAGGCAATTGTGGTGGGACAGGATCAAAAATCACTGACTGCATTGATTTGGCCGGATAAGGAAAGATTAAAGGAAGCGGGAGTGAATTTCAAAGAAGGAGAGGATCTGAATGCGAACAAAGAAGTCCGCAACTTCTATCAGAACATTGTAAAAAAACAAATCTCTTCCGAAAACGGATTCAAGTCCTTTGAAAAACTCACGGACTTCCGATTTTTACCAAAGCCGATGGAAGTGGGAGATGAACTTACAAACCTTTTCAAAATGAAAAGGAATGTAATTCACGATAAATACAACTCACTCATCAAAAGTATGTATAACTAA
- the leuD gene encoding 3-isopropylmalate dehydratase small subunit, with protein MKAWKKHTGIAASIVKDDIDTDQILPKQFMKLIGKEGFGNHLFFDWRYLDEEGKVPNPEFILNRSPYDKASILISGANFGCGSSREHAPWAIAGFGLKAVIATSFADIFSINAPKNGIALIRLNEKEIFELSEFATKQGKIGISIDLEEGKVYAGEKEYSFILAENAKQRVVNGWDDIDITLQKKEEIDSFKKEYFSSHSYYQLAT; from the coding sequence ATGAAAGCTTGGAAGAAACATACCGGAATCGCAGCATCCATCGTGAAAGACGATATAGATACGGATCAAATCCTACCCAAACAATTTATGAAATTGATCGGCAAGGAAGGATTCGGAAACCATTTGTTTTTCGATTGGAGGTATTTGGATGAGGAAGGAAAAGTCCCCAATCCGGAATTCATATTGAACCGAAGTCCTTATGACAAAGCAAGCATTCTGATCTCAGGTGCAAACTTCGGTTGCGGATCCAGTAGAGAGCACGCCCCTTGGGCCATCGCAGGTTTCGGTTTGAAAGCTGTCATCGCGACTTCGTTTGCGGATATCTTTTCCATCAACGCTCCTAAAAATGGGATCGCACTCATCCGGTTGAATGAAAAAGAGATTTTTGAGCTTTCCGAATTTGCCACCAAACAAGGAAAAATCGGAATTTCCATAGATTTGGAAGAAGGGAAAGTTTATGCGGGAGAAAAAGAATACTCTTTTATACTTGCCGAAAACGCAAAGCAAAGAGTGGTGAACGGCTGGGATGACATAGACATCACACTACAAAAAAAGGAAGAAATCGATTCTTTCAAAAAAGAATACTTCTCTTCCCATTCTTATTACCAATTGGCCACTTAA
- a CDS encoding RNA recognition motif domain-containing protein encodes MSSKKIYVGNMKFSLKEESIRQIFSVYGAIQDLKMVYDRETGNFRGFAFITYANNEAAEQAVAQMNGQEVDGRNLKVTFAEDKRKEKQF; translated from the coding sequence ATGAGTTCTAAGAAAATCTACGTTGGCAATATGAAGTTTTCCCTTAAGGAAGAAAGTATCAGACAAATCTTCTCCGTTTATGGTGCAATCCAAGACCTAAAGATGGTGTATGATAGAGAAACGGGAAACTTCAGAGGTTTTGCATTTATTACTTACGCAAACAATGAAGCAGCTGAACAAGCAGTGGCACAAATGAACGGCCAGGAGGTGGACGGGCGGAATTTGAAAGTCACTTTTGCCGAGGACAAAAGAAAAGAGAAACAGTTTTAA
- a CDS encoding NAD-dependent epimerase/dehydratase family protein produces MKQKIKVLLTGATGMVGEGVLHECLKSEAVESVLLVSRKPSNIKHPKVKEIIVPQFSDLSGYTEELKGYDVCYFCLGVSSAGMKEEKYRELTYTLTLDFAKLISKLNPDSEFFYISGKSTDSSEKGSIMWARVKGKTENDLRKLGFAKVYAVRPGYLHPTPGLKNTIVYYHYITWAYPMLRKFFPKSVSTLEELGRAMISVSLNGYEKDILEVEDIIELAK; encoded by the coding sequence ATGAAACAGAAGATCAAAGTTTTACTTACCGGAGCAACCGGTATGGTAGGAGAAGGGGTACTACACGAATGTTTAAAATCGGAAGCAGTCGAATCCGTCTTACTTGTTAGTAGAAAACCATCTAACATAAAACATCCGAAAGTGAAAGAGATTATTGTCCCTCAGTTTTCCGATCTGAGCGGTTATACGGAAGAATTAAAAGGGTATGACGTTTGTTATTTTTGTTTGGGGGTATCATCTGCGGGAATGAAGGAAGAAAAGTATCGGGAACTCACTTATACTTTAACTTTGGATTTTGCAAAATTAATTTCAAAATTAAATCCCGATTCGGAATTCTTTTATATCTCAGGCAAAAGTACGGATTCTTCTGAAAAAGGATCCATCATGTGGGCGCGGGTAAAAGGGAAAACGGAAAATGATTTGAGAAAACTAGGTTTTGCCAAAGTTTATGCGGTTCGACCCGGTTATTTGCATCCTACCCCCGGATTGAAAAATACGATCGTGTATTATCATTATATTACCTGGGCTTATCCGATGTTACGAAAATTTTTTCCTAAGTCAGTATCCACTCTGGAAGAGTTGGGACGTGCGATGATCTCAGTCAGTCTCAACGGATATGAAAAAGATATCCTGGAAGTAGAAGATATTATCGAATTGGCAAAATAA
- the pepN gene encoding aminopeptidase N, whose amino-acid sequence MQSPSPSSFKVNYIEDYSPPVWLTPKAHIRFDLDTENTIVRTEYEVCLNSDQNGKSLPPLFLNGEGLEFLSLRVDGAICDPGAYQISKEGLTLSDPPRNQFQLVVENKISPKRNTGLEGLYQSNSMLCTQNEPEGFRKITYSVDRPDNMIRFSVSLVGDKEYFPILLSNGNHIETKEIHGGKQEVIWEDPFPKPTYLFAIVAGDLAEIRSTYTTLSGREIVLKIFVDKGNQDKTEFAMYSLKEAMRWDEETFGLEYDLDLYMIVAVDDFNMGAMENKGLNLFNSKLVLADKKSATDETFESILGVVAHEYFHNYTGNRVTLRNWFNLTLKEGLTVFRDQWFTEDKTDPAVKRIKDVTLLMDHQFPEDAGPMSHPIVPKSYVEMNNFYTVTVYEKGAEVIRMLSVILGREGFKKGLKNYLNRYDGQGVTYEEFIHSMEEANQLELPMFRNWYDRKGTPNIEVSEDWNENTGTYSLEFTDTDKTNLPLLFPIPIALFDADGTVLKEELFIAKGFKSEINWDGFLQKPIASVFRNFSAPVKVKFDRSREDIVFLAKQEKDGFSRFFALQEVIKQCFESSLEGKEITKMPEVLQVIENTLSDRKNLAKDYLSYLLSFPSIGNLAESLQVFDYEIIEKNRNLWLATIADRFVTNFQEIYEENRISLPTQTRTEIGKRRLQNTSLYYLFHSKNSLNRLGGLALQKQRDAKHMSEELSIVRLLSEMNHELKAESFAMFYEKWKSEPLVLDYWFAAQVGFGTEALETVRRLKDHEKFNWSNPNRVRSLIGSFARNPLSFHKADGSGYRFLGESIEKLNSINPQIAANLTKLFQNAWLQTGQRPTIAAEVLENLLKIPQLSREVTEIVTTIRKGWGL is encoded by the coding sequence ATGCAATCTCCCTCTCCTTCCTCTTTTAAAGTCAATTATATCGAAGACTATTCTCCCCCTGTTTGGTTAACTCCAAAAGCCCATATCCGTTTTGATTTGGATACTGAGAACACGATCGTTCGAACTGAATACGAAGTTTGTCTAAATTCCGACCAAAATGGCAAAAGTTTGCCTCCTTTATTTTTAAATGGAGAGGGATTGGAGTTCTTGTCCTTACGAGTGGACGGAGCGATTTGCGATCCTGGCGCTTATCAGATTTCAAAAGAAGGGTTAACTCTTAGCGACCCCCCTCGGAATCAATTTCAACTGGTAGTTGAAAATAAAATTTCCCCCAAACGAAATACCGGACTTGAGGGACTGTACCAATCCAATTCCATGCTTTGCACCCAGAACGAACCTGAAGGATTTCGTAAGATCACATACTCGGTTGACAGGCCTGACAATATGATCCGGTTTTCGGTAAGTCTTGTGGGGGACAAAGAATATTTCCCCATACTTCTTTCCAATGGGAATCATATAGAAACCAAAGAAATTCACGGCGGAAAACAGGAAGTGATTTGGGAAGATCCTTTCCCTAAACCTACGTATTTATTTGCCATCGTGGCAGGGGACTTGGCGGAAATAAGAAGCACCTATACTACGTTATCCGGTAGAGAAATTGTATTAAAGATTTTTGTAGACAAGGGGAATCAGGATAAAACCGAATTCGCGATGTATTCTTTGAAAGAGGCGATGCGTTGGGACGAGGAGACTTTCGGTTTGGAATACGATTTGGATCTTTATATGATCGTTGCTGTAGACGATTTCAATATGGGGGCGATGGAAAACAAAGGATTGAATCTATTCAATTCCAAGCTTGTACTCGCAGATAAAAAATCGGCAACGGATGAAACATTCGAATCCATACTCGGTGTCGTAGCTCATGAGTATTTTCATAATTACACCGGAAATAGAGTCACTCTTCGAAACTGGTTCAATCTCACTCTAAAGGAAGGCCTTACCGTATTTCGGGACCAATGGTTTACAGAAGACAAAACGGATCCTGCCGTAAAACGAATCAAAGATGTTACACTTCTTATGGATCATCAGTTTCCGGAAGATGCAGGACCGATGTCTCATCCGATCGTACCGAAATCCTATGTGGAGATGAATAATTTTTATACAGTTACCGTTTATGAAAAAGGTGCTGAAGTGATTCGGATGTTATCCGTGATCTTGGGAAGGGAAGGTTTTAAAAAAGGACTGAAAAACTATCTGAATCGTTATGACGGGCAGGGAGTCACTTACGAAGAATTCATTCATTCCATGGAAGAAGCAAATCAATTGGAACTTCCTATGTTTCGTAATTGGTATGATCGGAAAGGAACACCGAATATAGAAGTTTCCGAAGATTGGAATGAAAATACGGGGACTTATTCTCTGGAATTTACGGATACGGACAAAACGAATCTTCCCCTTTTGTTCCCGATTCCGATCGCCTTATTCGATGCAGACGGAACCGTTTTAAAAGAAGAGTTGTTTATCGCAAAAGGATTCAAATCCGAAATCAACTGGGATGGTTTCCTGCAAAAGCCGATCGCATCCGTGTTTCGGAATTTTTCCGCTCCCGTAAAGGTAAAGTTCGACAGAAGTAGGGAGGATATCGTTTTTCTCGCCAAACAGGAAAAAGACGGATTCTCTCGGTTTTTTGCACTTCAGGAAGTGATCAAACAATGTTTTGAGTCTAGCCTCGAAGGAAAAGAAATAACAAAAATGCCGGAAGTTTTACAAGTCATTGAGAACACCCTATCCGATCGAAAGAATCTGGCTAAAGATTATCTCAGTTACCTATTGAGTTTTCCTTCCATCGGAAATTTAGCCGAGTCCTTGCAGGTGTTTGATTATGAAATCATAGAGAAAAACAGAAACCTATGGCTTGCAACCATTGCAGATAGGTTCGTAACCAATTTTCAGGAAATTTATGAAGAAAATCGAATCAGTTTGCCTACACAAACCAGAACCGAAATTGGGAAAAGGAGATTGCAAAACACTTCTTTGTACTATCTGTTTCATTCTAAAAACAGTTTGAACCGTTTGGGAGGTTTGGCACTGCAAAAACAAAGAGATGCCAAACATATGAGTGAAGAACTTTCCATAGTGCGCTTGTTAAGTGAAATGAACCATGAGTTGAAGGCGGAAAGTTTCGCTATGTTTTACGAAAAATGGAAATCGGAACCTTTGGTATTGGATTATTGGTTCGCGGCACAGGTTGGGTTCGGAACAGAGGCATTGGAAACGGTAAGACGATTGAAAGATCATGAAAAATTCAATTGGTCGAATCCCAATCGGGTTCGTTCTCTCATCGGATCTTTTGCACGCAACCCGCTCTCTTTTCACAAAGCGGACGGAAGCGGATATCGATTCTTAGGCGAGTCGATCGAAAAATTGAATTCCATCAATCCTCAGATTGCAGCAAACCTTACAAAGCTATTTCAGAATGCTTGGTTACAGACAGGACAAAGACCTACAATTGCTGCTGAAGTTTTGGAAAATTTGTTAAAGATCCCCCAGCTTTCCAGGGAAGTGACTGAGATTGTCACAACCATAAGAAAAGGATGGGGGCTATGA
- a CDS encoding YciI family protein, translating to MKQFVVLLRYLVPLETVEKFVTVHREYLSTGYSKKLLLATGPQNPRSGGVLLARATTREEVQKFCDQDPFCIEGVAEYQIIEWVPVKWLPEFESWKDGK from the coding sequence ATGAAACAATTTGTAGTTCTTTTACGTTATTTAGTACCATTGGAGACTGTAGAAAAATTCGTAACAGTCCACAGGGAATATCTTTCTACAGGCTATTCGAAAAAACTATTACTTGCCACCGGGCCGCAAAACCCTCGTTCGGGGGGAGTTTTACTGGCAAGGGCCACAACGAGGGAAGAAGTTCAAAAATTTTGCGACCAAGATCCGTTTTGCATCGAAGGCGTTGCGGAATACCAAATCATCGAATGGGTTCCGGTTAAATGGTTACCTGAATTCGAATCCTGGAAAGACGGAAAGTAA
- a CDS encoding LysR family transcriptional regulator: MEFRQVRYFLEIVDRGSFQRAADSLGLTQPALSSQVALLEREFGESLLERGPRQVKLTYKGEIFRTYAERMREVWRECEEGMKSFEKDIKGNFSISAGGTVSAWILPMIIKQIRKDHPDLSLSVIEGDAGETKELVIGGKVDIGILTGKTMETNLISHEFLSDTIIPVAAKNHPIFNKKKNGISDLKKESFIVFHPASAVRRAVEQKLRSLKLDFKPQIAMELRSVESVIKSVEAGLGIGFISKYSLNEKLKQIQIPELFTERKFYVCYRKNPRPSLVLLAKEILNSVSNL; this comes from the coding sequence ATGGAATTCAGACAAGTTCGTTATTTTTTGGAGATCGTCGACCGGGGGAGTTTTCAAAGAGCTGCGGATTCCTTGGGACTGACACAACCGGCCCTGTCGTCGCAAGTCGCCCTTTTGGAAAGGGAGTTCGGGGAAAGCCTTTTGGAGAGGGGACCGAGGCAAGTCAAACTCACTTACAAAGGAGAGATCTTCAGAACTTATGCTGAGCGTATGCGGGAAGTTTGGCGGGAATGCGAAGAAGGGATGAAAAGTTTTGAGAAGGATATCAAGGGAAATTTTTCCATCTCAGCAGGAGGAACCGTGTCCGCATGGATTCTTCCTATGATTATCAAACAAATCCGAAAAGACCACCCCGATCTTTCACTTTCCGTAATAGAAGGGGATGCAGGGGAAACAAAGGAATTGGTGATCGGCGGCAAAGTGGACATAGGGATTTTAACCGGCAAAACAATGGAAACCAATTTGATCAGTCATGAATTTTTATCGGATACGATCATTCCCGTTGCCGCTAAAAATCATCCTATTTTTAATAAGAAAAAAAATGGTATCAGTGATTTGAAAAAAGAATCGTTTATCGTTTTTCACCCTGCATCCGCAGTGAGAAGAGCCGTAGAACAAAAGTTAAGATCTTTGAAGTTGGATTTTAAACCTCAGATCGCTATGGAACTTAGAAGTGTGGAATCCGTGATCAAGTCGGTGGAAGCGGGACTCGGGATCGGTTTTATTTCCAAGTATTCTTTGAATGAAAAGCTAAAACAGATTCAAATCCCGGAACTCTTTACAGAAAGAAAGTTCTATGTTTGTTATAGAAAAAATCCCAGGCCGAGCTTGGTTTTACTTGCAAAAGAAATTCTCAATTCCGTTTCGAATTTATGA
- the leuC gene encoding 3-isopropylmalate dehydratase large subunit — MKSMFDKIWENHTAGNLSSGESILFVDRHLVHEVTSAQAFQGLRDKGRNLLHPELTLGVIDHNVSTKNRSDRNASGPVSKKQMETMEQNSKEFGFKLLGWDHPDQGVVHVIGPELGFTLPGQVIVCGDSHTSTHGAFGSLAFGIGTSEVEHVFATQTIVQKKPGSMLIRFIGKLPTGITAKDLALGLIEKIGTNGGQGYVVEYAGDVISSFSMEERMTLCNMSIEAGARAGLVAPDEITFQYIQGREFAPGADELVKAIGFWKSLRSDPDATYDQVIEMDVSELEPKVTWGTKPSQTISITGKVPDPFNFGLSEKASTESALEYMGLKSGVAIQDIEIDKVFIGSCTNSRIEDLRAAAKLAKGRKVHTRVQALVVPGSGRVKRQAEKEGLDKIFKEAGFEWREPGCSMCLAMNDDILKPGERCASTSNRNFEGRQGKGGRTHLVSPAMAVGAAVSGKFVDIRSWREL; from the coding sequence ATGAAATCCATGTTTGATAAAATTTGGGAAAACCATACCGCAGGAAATCTTTCCTCGGGAGAATCCATTCTGTTTGTGGATAGACATTTGGTTCATGAAGTAACTTCCGCACAGGCCTTTCAAGGTTTGCGTGATAAAGGTAGAAATTTGCTTCATCCCGAACTTACTTTGGGGGTAATCGATCATAATGTTTCCACTAAAAACCGTTCTGATAGAAATGCGAGCGGACCTGTTTCTAAAAAACAAATGGAAACTATGGAACAAAATTCGAAAGAATTCGGATTCAAACTTTTAGGCTGGGATCATCCTGACCAAGGAGTGGTTCATGTGATCGGGCCGGAATTAGGGTTCACTTTACCCGGTCAAGTGATCGTATGCGGAGATTCACACACATCAACTCATGGCGCCTTCGGTTCGTTAGCTTTCGGAATCGGAACTAGCGAAGTGGAACATGTATTTGCAACGCAAACGATTGTGCAAAAAAAACCGGGGTCCATGTTGATTCGTTTTATAGGAAAATTGCCCACTGGAATCACTGCAAAGGATTTGGCCTTGGGATTAATTGAAAAAATCGGAACGAACGGAGGACAAGGTTATGTGGTAGAATACGCCGGAGATGTGATCTCTTCTTTTTCCATGGAAGAAAGAATGACTCTTTGCAATATGAGCATTGAAGCGGGCGCACGGGCAGGACTTGTAGCACCCGACGAAATTACATTTCAATACATCCAAGGTAGAGAATTTGCTCCTGGAGCAGATGAACTAGTCAAAGCCATCGGTTTTTGGAAATCTTTGCGATCCGATCCGGATGCAACTTACGACCAAGTCATTGAAATGGATGTTTCCGAATTGGAACCGAAGGTGACTTGGGGAACAAAACCTTCCCAAACGATTTCGATCACAGGCAAAGTTCCAGATCCATTTAACTTTGGTTTATCGGAAAAGGCTTCTACGGAATCGGCCTTGGAATATATGGGATTAAAATCGGGAGTGGCGATTCAGGATATAGAGATAGATAAGGTGTTTATCGGATCTTGTACAAATTCCAGAATCGAAGATTTAAGAGCGGCGGCAAAACTTGCAAAAGGTAGAAAAGTCCATACCAGAGTACAGGCATTAGTTGTTCCAGGTTCCGGTAGAGTGAAACGACAAGCGGAAAAGGAAGGTTTGGATAAGATCTTCAAAGAAGCTGGATTCGAATGGAGAGAGCCCGGTTGTTCCATGTGCCTTGCTATGAACGATGATATTTTGAAACCGGGAGAAAGATGTGCTTCCACTTCCAATAGAAATTTCGAAGGAAGACAAGGAAAAGGAGGACGCACTCATTTGGTAAGTCCCGCCATGGCGGTAGGTGCCGCGGTATCGGGAAAATTTGTTGATATAAGATCCTGGAGGGAATTATGA
- a CDS encoding EAL domain-containing response regulator, protein MEEKRYIICIDDEFFILWNLKEQLKKVFGNDFTIETAESAESAKEIIAEINEAGEDIPVVICDQVMPGQKGDEFLIELQTTNPNTKKIMLTGQAPAQAVGNALNHGCLYRYLAKPWDANDLELTIKQAIDSFYTDKSLEQKNKELEKSLFFNPETDFPNFESLIRVLSKPDKTFQNVSIVLIKIVSYPNIIKNFGIEIYRKIVSRFLRMLSTHLKDEAKVYHLYEDELAILSENSETDLIGSVEAFRLLIKSDDIILDEVSFHLHCYFSSAVGREDAYYKAKLALFKAESTNSIEFVPYNDDLSTDHHLQNFQLSQKITRAIHEKNIVPFFQGIRDNKTQTITKFECLARIRDKNNFLVPAVFLDLAKSTGSIRMIGLQMIDESMNYFKDKTFEFSINLTEAELEYKSFSKWVAARLAHYKMAASRITFEILEDISFSENKNSVNTIRELKSIGCQIAIDDFGVQYSNLSRLLEIDPDYIKIDGQFIRELPHNQTAALLVKGIVDLAHGIGARVVAEFVSSQEIQNTIESMGIEFSQGYLFMEPSQNL, encoded by the coding sequence TTGGAAGAAAAACGATATATCATCTGCATTGACGACGAATTCTTCATTCTCTGGAATTTAAAAGAACAACTGAAAAAAGTCTTTGGCAATGATTTTACGATAGAAACGGCGGAAAGCGCGGAATCGGCGAAAGAAATCATAGCGGAAATCAATGAAGCGGGAGAGGACATACCAGTCGTTATATGTGACCAGGTGATGCCGGGGCAAAAAGGGGACGAATTTTTAATCGAACTCCAAACCACAAACCCCAACACAAAAAAGATCATGTTAACCGGCCAAGCCCCTGCTCAGGCTGTGGGAAATGCCCTCAATCACGGTTGTTTGTACAGATATCTCGCAAAACCATGGGATGCGAACGATCTGGAACTTACCATAAAACAGGCAATAGATTCCTTTTACACAGACAAATCCTTGGAACAAAAAAATAAGGAATTGGAAAAATCCTTATTCTTCAACCCGGAAACAGATTTTCCCAATTTTGAAAGCCTCATTAGGGTTTTGTCAAAACCGGACAAAACGTTCCAAAATGTCTCCATTGTTCTGATCAAAATCGTTTCCTACCCCAATATCATCAAAAACTTCGGAATTGAAATCTACCGTAAAATCGTATCGAGATTCCTTAGGATGTTATCGACTCATTTGAAAGATGAGGCAAAAGTGTATCATCTCTATGAAGATGAGTTGGCGATTCTTTCTGAAAACTCGGAAACGGATCTTATCGGTAGTGTGGAAGCATTCCGTCTACTGATCAAATCCGACGATATTATTCTGGATGAAGTGAGTTTCCATCTGCATTGTTATTTCTCTTCCGCTGTAGGAAGAGAGGACGCCTATTACAAAGCAAAGCTTGCTTTGTTCAAAGCGGAATCCACTAATTCCATCGAATTTGTGCCTTATAATGACGATTTATCAACCGATCATCATTTGCAAAATTTTCAACTCAGCCAAAAGATAACAAGAGCGATCCATGAAAAGAATATAGTCCCCTTTTTCCAAGGAATTAGGGATAACAAAACCCAAACGATCACCAAATTCGAATGTTTGGCAAGAATCAGAGACAAAAACAACTTTTTAGTTCCTGCGGTATTTTTGGATCTCGCAAAGTCCACAGGTTCGATTCGAATGATCGGCTTACAAATGATAGATGAGTCTATGAATTATTTCAAAGACAAAACATTCGAATTTTCGATCAACCTGACGGAAGCGGAACTTGAATATAAAAGTTTCAGCAAATGGGTCGCAGCAAGATTAGCTCATTATAAAATGGCCGCCAGTCGTATCACATTCGAGATTTTGGAAGATATTAGTTTTTCTGAAAACAAAAACAGCGTCAATACCATCCGGGAACTGAAATCGATCGGTTGTCAGATTGCAATCGACGACTTCGGTGTGCAATATTCCAATTTATCCAGGTTACTTGAAATCGATCCGGATTATATAAAAATCGACGGACAATTTATACGCGAGCTTCCTCACAATCAAACAGCCGCTTTGTTGGTAAAAGGGATCGTAGATTTGGCCCATGGGATCGGTGCCAGAGTTGTCGCTGAATTTGTTTCCTCCCAAGAAATCCAAAACACAATCGAATCTATGGGAATTGAATTTTCACAAGGTTACTTATTTATGGAGCCGTCTCAAAACTTATGA